One window of Mucilaginibacter inviolabilis genomic DNA carries:
- a CDS encoding tetratricopeptide repeat protein, with protein sequence MKLSVIVSFLIISSLESAVAQSAYVKMGQQALMDGDFRSAISHLEKACITDSTNANALWMLGYSYYHSDNYKKSIAAYTRVIAIKPADASAYYYRARAKSFLGKDNQTSPADKELYLLGAIVDLTKAISINSDPNDSKFYQNRGLAYRDYGLFKLQNSSHFYDRARGINSLKACITDLEKVLNDNPGRTDIANLIDQSKDKLSQVNSATVARH encoded by the coding sequence ATGAAGTTATCGGTCATCGTATCTTTCCTGATTATATCCTCGCTTGAATCGGCTGTGGCTCAAAGCGCCTATGTAAAAATGGGCCAGCAGGCACTGATGGATGGCGATTTCAGATCGGCTATATCACACCTGGAAAAGGCTTGTATCACAGATTCAACCAATGCCAATGCGCTCTGGATGCTGGGATACTCGTATTACCATAGTGATAATTATAAAAAATCAATAGCTGCCTATACCCGTGTTATTGCCATAAAACCAGCAGATGCTTCTGCCTATTATTACCGGGCCAGGGCAAAAAGCTTTCTTGGGAAGGATAATCAAACATCTCCGGCAGATAAGGAATTGTACTTGCTAGGAGCCATTGTTGACCTTACCAAAGCTATATCTATCAACAGTGATCCTAATGATAGTAAATTCTACCAAAACAGAGGCCTTGCCTATCGTGATTATGGATTGTTCAAATTGCAAAACAGCTCACATTTTTATGACCGGGCAAGAGGAATCAATTCTCTGAAAGCGTGTATAACCGATCTTGAAAAAGTACTGAATGATAACCCCGGAAGAACGGATATCGCCAATCTGATCGATCAGTCAAAAGATAAACTATCACAGGTAAACAGCGCAACTGTGGCCCGCCATTAA
- the arfB gene encoding alternative ribosome rescue aminoacyl-tRNA hydrolase ArfB, producing the protein MNLTKSELQKEITYKTSRSGGKGGQNVNKVSSKVELLFSVDSSELFTDEEKLLLKDKLQNRLNKDGFVQVICDEERSQYLNKEKAIERLIVLLTRALQKPKVRKPTKVSKAAKAARLDDKKKHSARKENRKVDFD; encoded by the coding sequence ATGAACCTTACTAAATCTGAGCTGCAAAAAGAAATTACTTATAAAACCTCGCGTAGCGGTGGTAAGGGTGGCCAAAATGTAAATAAAGTATCGAGCAAGGTGGAGCTTTTGTTTAGCGTAGATAGCTCTGAACTGTTTACCGACGAGGAAAAACTACTGCTGAAAGATAAACTACAAAACCGTTTGAACAAGGATGGTTTTGTACAGGTGATTTGTGATGAAGAGCGTAGCCAGTATCTCAATAAAGAAAAAGCTATCGAACGGTTGATAGTATTACTTACCCGGGCATTGCAGAAACCCAAAGTACGCAAACCAACTAAAGTAAGTAAGGCCGCGAAAGCCGCCCGTCTGGATGACAAAAAGAAACACTCCGCCAGGAAGGAAAACCGGAAAGTTGATTTTGATTGA
- a CDS encoding lipid A deacylase LpxR family protein: protein MFNKLFLTLLCLFGTISLFAQTRGHEIAIQTDNDGYLAQGSDRYYTNGIFFYYRKALKADGDLQNKVLGFELGQKMYNAQSGYVPNASYIDRPFAAYSYIGSTLNLLYKNESTLKLSAQLGVVGPAAGGEPIQKFIHNTFGFYALNGWQYQIKNNVELNLGAEYNKLLARASWVDVSLTSYANLGNGFTGAGVGPLIRLGNFNQLFNSVSTQSTVSATDQTGLLHAHEIFFYYKPQINGVLYDATIQGPLFNKNHDPNSLEVTLDKKPFIFSNQVGVAFTTSRFTFDIAAIFHTKDVEEMLRSHQWASITGAYRFK, encoded by the coding sequence ATGTTCAATAAACTATTCCTCACACTGTTGTGCCTGTTTGGCACCATCAGTCTATTTGCGCAAACCCGTGGTCACGAAATTGCTATACAAACTGATAATGATGGGTATCTGGCCCAAGGCTCAGACAGGTATTATACCAATGGCATCTTCTTTTATTACCGTAAAGCTTTAAAAGCCGACGGTGATCTTCAGAATAAAGTTTTAGGTTTTGAGTTAGGGCAAAAAATGTACAATGCCCAATCAGGCTATGTACCTAATGCCTCGTATATCGACAGACCTTTCGCGGCCTACTCCTATATCGGTTCAACACTGAACTTATTGTATAAAAACGAAAGCACGCTTAAACTAAGCGCCCAGTTAGGTGTTGTTGGCCCGGCAGCGGGCGGCGAACCGATACAGAAATTCATCCACAATACTTTTGGGTTTTATGCTTTAAATGGCTGGCAATATCAAATTAAGAACAATGTGGAACTTAATTTAGGCGCCGAGTATAATAAACTACTGGCAAGGGCATCATGGGTTGATGTAAGCCTGACTTCGTATGCCAACCTGGGTAATGGGTTCACCGGCGCAGGTGTAGGTCCGTTAATTCGTTTGGGTAATTTTAACCAGCTTTTTAATTCGGTAAGTACACAAAGTACGGTATCTGCTACCGATCAGACCGGTCTGTTGCATGCCCATGAGATCTTCTTTTACTATAAGCCACAGATCAATGGCGTACTTTATGATGCCACTATACAAGGTCCTTTGTTCAATAAAAACCACGATCCAAACAGTCTGGAGGTTACATTAGATAAAAAGCCATTTATATTCAGCAATCAGGTGGGCGTGGCCTTTACTACCAGTCGTTTCACTTTTGATATAGCAGCCATTTTCCATACCAAAGACGTGGAAGAGATGTTAAGGTCGCATCAATGGGCCAGTATTACCGGCGCTTACAGATTTAAGTAA
- a CDS encoding MFS transporter yields MEQNDKKNYSSALYTLITVFFFWGFLAASNGIFIPFCKTHFHLTQFESQLIDFTFYGGYFIGSLILYFASQASKVDIMNKLGYKNGIILGLVISAVGALGMIPAVASGAFGFILAVFFIIAVGFSLQQTAANPFVVALGPAETGSNRLNFAGSINNIGALLGPIVVSVVLFGTANSGAKPEVKISSINNLYYMLAALFIAVAVFFWFSNLPKVTSDEKIESSQKANKPLFIIFIAFLLILAADPLSAAINKLLSSNPEHVADIVKSQYFVYASLAIIVLTLVGTIFAAKKSKEGWGAMQYPQLILGMLAIFTYVGTEVTIQSNMGSLLKTPEFGSFNESDIAPYISLYWGSLMIGRFAGSIGAFNLSTSTKYVLYVLVPFVAFGLVLLVNAVTGVNVSNLYTYAICVAVLIVAFFIGQQKPTRTLSVLGILGVIFMLTGLFTTGRVATFAFISGGLCCSIMWPSIFSLAITGLGKYTSQGSAFLIMMILGGSIIPPLQGKIADGAGNVVPGMSGIHFSYIVPVLGFAYLAYFAWKVSRELRSQGIDLDHVEVSGGH; encoded by the coding sequence ATGGAACAAAACGACAAAAAAAATTACAGCTCGGCACTCTATACGCTGATCACTGTATTTTTCTTCTGGGGCTTTTTAGCTGCATCAAACGGTATTTTTATACCATTTTGTAAAACGCATTTTCATTTAACTCAATTTGAGTCACAGTTGATCGATTTTACCTTTTATGGCGGATACTTTATAGGCTCATTGATACTTTATTTTGCATCACAAGCCAGTAAGGTTGATATCATGAATAAGTTAGGTTACAAAAATGGTATCATCTTAGGTTTAGTTATATCGGCAGTAGGAGCATTAGGTATGATACCTGCTGTTGCCAGTGGTGCGTTTGGTTTTATCTTAGCCGTATTTTTTATCATAGCTGTTGGTTTCTCTTTGCAACAAACTGCAGCAAACCCCTTTGTGGTGGCTTTGGGCCCTGCAGAAACTGGTTCCAATCGCTTAAATTTTGCCGGTAGTATTAATAACATCGGTGCTTTGCTGGGCCCGATTGTAGTGAGCGTGGTATTGTTCGGTACTGCAAACTCCGGCGCTAAGCCAGAAGTTAAAATATCGTCTATCAATAACCTTTATTACATGCTGGCGGCTTTGTTTATAGCTGTGGCGGTATTCTTCTGGTTTTCTAACCTGCCAAAGGTTACCAGCGACGAAAAAATTGAGTCGAGCCAAAAAGCAAACAAGCCATTATTTATCATATTCATCGCATTTTTATTGATACTGGCGGCTGATCCACTGAGCGCCGCAATTAATAAATTATTATCATCCAATCCAGAGCACGTAGCCGACATTGTAAAGAGCCAGTATTTTGTTTATGCTTCATTAGCTATTATTGTGCTTACGCTTGTAGGAACCATTTTTGCCGCTAAAAAAAGCAAAGAAGGTTGGGGGGCTATGCAATATCCACAATTGATTTTAGGCATGCTGGCTATTTTTACTTATGTAGGTACCGAGGTTACTATCCAAAGTAATATGGGCTCGTTACTAAAAACTCCGGAATTTGGATCGTTTAACGAATCTGACATTGCTCCTTATATATCTTTATACTGGGGTAGCTTGATGATCGGTCGTTTTGCAGGTTCAATCGGGGCCTTCAATCTTTCTACATCAACCAAATATGTTTTATATGTTCTGGTTCCGTTTGTAGCGTTTGGCTTAGTATTGCTTGTAAATGCTGTAACAGGAGTGAACGTAAGTAATCTGTACACCTATGCTATATGTGTAGCGGTGCTTATTGTGGCCTTCTTTATCGGTCAGCAAAAGCCAACACGTACTCTATCGGTGCTGGGTATCCTGGGTGTTATATTTATGCTGACTGGTTTGTTCACAACCGGAAGGGTTGCTACATTCGCTTTCATTAGCGGTGGTTTATGCTGCTCTATCATGTGGCCATCTATATTTTCATTGGCTATCACTGGTTTGGGTAAATATACCAGCCAGGGTTCGGCATTTTTGATCATGATGATCCTGGGTGGTTCAATTATCCCTCCATTACAAGGGAAAATTGCCGATGGCGCTGGGAATGTTGTACCAGGCATGAGCGGCATCCATTTCAGCTATATTGTACCGGTATTGGGTTTTGCTTACCTGGCGTATTTTGCCTGGAAAGTAAGTCGCGAACTTCGCAGCCAGGGCATCGACCTTGACCACGTTGAAGTTTCGGGCGGGCATTAA
- the gpmI gene encoding 2,3-bisphosphoglycerate-independent phosphoglycerate mutase: MENQKKLALIILDGWGYGRNDQSNAILAANTPFVDGLLQQYPNSKLEASGTAVGLPAGQMGNSEVGHMNLGAGRIVYQELGRIHKAVDDNELPTIPVLKDAFEYAKQNNRDVHFIGLVSDGGVHSHIRHVKGLCDAAKQLEVKNVYIHAFLDGRDTDPKSGLGFVADLEQYIEGSDAKIASAIGRYYAMDRDNRWERVKLAYDLLVNGEGEATQHITDAIKKSYDEGVTDEFIKPVVRVDADGKPLAVIKDGDVVICFNFRTDRGREISIALTQKSFPEYNLHPLAIRYITMTPYDETFKNVQVVFNKEDLTKTLGEILQNAGKTQIRIAETEKYPHVTFFFSGGREKEFDNEKRLLAPSPKVATYDLQPEMNAAGIRDAIIPELESGWPDFVCLNFANTDMVGHTGVFSAVVKAAETADACTKAVVEAGLANGYSFIILADHGNADYMINEDGSPNTAHTTNLVPCIIIDKDVKQVKDGKLGDVAPTILSILGVAIPAEMTGNVLV, from the coding sequence GTGGAAAATCAAAAAAAACTCGCATTAATTATTCTTGATGGCTGGGGTTATGGCCGTAACGACCAGTCGAACGCTATACTTGCCGCAAATACGCCTTTTGTTGATGGTTTATTGCAGCAATACCCAAATTCAAAACTGGAAGCATCCGGAACCGCCGTAGGCTTACCTGCCGGGCAAATGGGCAACTCAGAAGTGGGGCACATGAACCTGGGTGCCGGCCGTATAGTTTACCAGGAACTAGGGCGCATCCATAAAGCTGTTGACGATAACGAACTGCCAACCATACCGGTATTGAAAGATGCTTTTGAATATGCCAAACAAAACAATCGCGATGTGCACTTCATCGGTCTGGTATCTGATGGCGGGGTTCACTCCCACATCAGGCACGTAAAGGGTTTGTGCGATGCCGCAAAGCAACTGGAGGTTAAAAATGTATACATCCATGCTTTTTTGGATGGTCGTGATACGGATCCTAAATCAGGATTGGGCTTTGTTGCAGATCTGGAACAATATATAGAAGGATCTGATGCAAAAATTGCCTCAGCTATTGGCAGATATTACGCCATGGACCGTGATAACCGTTGGGAAAGAGTAAAACTGGCCTATGACCTCCTGGTTAATGGCGAGGGCGAAGCAACTCAGCACATTACTGACGCGATCAAAAAATCATACGACGAAGGTGTTACCGATGAATTTATAAAGCCGGTTGTTCGGGTTGATGCGGATGGCAAACCATTGGCCGTTATAAAAGATGGCGATGTGGTGATCTGCTTTAACTTCCGTACAGACAGAGGCCGCGAGATCAGCATAGCCTTAACGCAGAAATCGTTTCCTGAATATAATCTTCACCCGCTGGCTATCCGCTATATCACCATGACTCCATACGACGAGACGTTTAAGAACGTACAGGTGGTGTTTAACAAAGAAGATTTGACCAAAACTTTGGGTGAGATTTTGCAAAATGCCGGCAAAACACAGATCAGAATAGCCGAAACCGAGAAATACCCACACGTGACATTCTTCTTTTCGGGAGGCCGCGAAAAAGAATTTGATAATGAGAAACGCTTACTTGCACCATCGCCAAAAGTAGCTACTTATGATCTTCAGCCCGAAATGAATGCGGCAGGTATCCGTGATGCTATCATCCCCGAGTTGGAAAGCGGCTGGCCTGATTTTGTTTGTCTTAACTTCGCTAATACCGATATGGTTGGCCATACGGGTGTTTTCAGCGCCGTAGTTAAGGCTGCCGAAACCGCCGACGCCTGCACCAAAGCCGTGGTTGAAGCAGGACTGGCTAATGGTTATTCCTTCATTATCCTGGCCGATCATGGCAATGCCGATTATATGATCAATGAAGATGGTTCGCCCAATACGGCGCATACCACCAACCTGGTGCCTTGTATTATTATTGATAAAGACGTTAAACAAGTAAAGGATGGTAAACTGGGCGATGTTGCTCCCACCATCTTAAGTATACTAGGCGTAGCTATCCCTGCGGAAATGACCGGGAATGTATTGGTATAA
- the lon gene encoding endopeptidase La, with amino-acid sequence MTFDPFDFKNALPVINEDSEFFPLMSTEDEEEMNNEEMPEVLSILPLRNTVLFPGVVIPITVGRDKSIKLIRDANKGNRMIGVVAQQDVGIEDPNFNQLNKIGTIALIIKMLQMPDGNTTVIIQGKKRFVLKDEVQSEPYIKATVEPFKEIKAKEDKEFKAMVSSIKDMAMNIIQLSPNIPSEAGIAIRNIESTSFLINFISSNMNADMAAKQRLLEVANLRERANMVLEHLTLDLQMLELKNQIQTKVRVDLDKQQRDYFLNQQLKTIQEELGGNSPDLEIDDLRQRALKKKWAKEVKDHFAKELEKLARTNPAAADYSVQINYLELLLDLPWNEFTKDNFDLKRAQKVLDKDHFGLDKVKQRIIEYLAVLKLKHDMKAPILCLVGPPGVGKTSLGKSIAKALGRKYVRMALGGIRDEAEIRGHRKTYIGAMPGRIIQSVKKAGAANPVFILDEIDKVGNDFRGDPSSALLEVLDPEQNSTFYDHYVEMDFDLSNVMFIATANSLSTIQPALLDRMEIIEVNGYTIEEKIEIAKQHLLPKQREAHGLKLKDVSLKTDVLEKLIVDYTRESGVRALEKKIGSVVRGVAKNIAMEEEYNPVVNKKDIEKILGAPIYDKDLYEGNDVAGVVTGLAWTSVGGDILFIEASLSPGKGRLTLTGSLGDVMKESVTIALAYLRAHADYFNINPKLFDQWDVHVHVPAGATPKDGPSAGITMLTALVSAFTQRKVKPNLAMTGEITLRGRVLAVGGIKEKILAAKRANIKEIILCKSNQKDILEIKEDYIRDLKFHYVADMREVIALALLDEKVSHPIDLTVKEDEKAVVN; translated from the coding sequence ATGACTTTTGATCCATTCGATTTTAAAAATGCTCTACCGGTTATAAACGAAGATTCGGAGTTTTTTCCGCTAATGTCTACAGAAGACGAGGAAGAAATGAACAATGAGGAAATGCCGGAGGTATTATCTATACTGCCTTTGCGTAACACGGTTTTATTCCCGGGTGTAGTGATACCAATAACGGTAGGCAGAGACAAATCAATTAAACTAATACGCGATGCCAACAAAGGCAATCGTATGATTGGGGTAGTTGCGCAACAGGATGTGGGGATAGAAGACCCTAATTTTAACCAGTTAAATAAAATTGGCACCATTGCCCTTATTATAAAAATGCTGCAAATGCCCGATGGTAACACAACCGTTATTATTCAGGGTAAAAAGCGTTTTGTGTTAAAAGATGAGGTACAAAGCGAACCTTATATAAAAGCTACTGTTGAACCTTTTAAAGAAATAAAGGCTAAGGAAGATAAAGAGTTTAAAGCCATGGTATCGTCTATTAAAGACATGGCCATGAATATTATCCAATTGTCGCCCAACATCCCGAGCGAGGCTGGCATAGCTATCCGTAACATTGAAAGCACATCATTTTTGATCAATTTTATTTCATCAAACATGAATGCCGATATGGCGGCCAAACAACGCCTTCTGGAGGTTGCCAATCTGCGCGAAAGAGCCAATATGGTATTGGAACACCTCACGCTTGATTTGCAAATGCTGGAGCTTAAAAACCAGATCCAAACCAAGGTACGTGTTGATCTGGATAAACAGCAGCGTGATTATTTTTTAAATCAGCAACTAAAAACCATCCAGGAAGAACTAGGTGGTAATTCACCCGATCTGGAAATTGATGACCTGCGTCAGCGTGCCCTAAAAAAGAAGTGGGCCAAAGAAGTAAAAGATCATTTTGCCAAAGAATTGGAGAAGCTGGCCCGGACCAATCCGGCTGCGGCCGATTATTCGGTACAGATCAATTATTTGGAATTACTGCTCGACCTTCCCTGGAACGAGTTTACCAAAGATAATTTCGACCTTAAACGTGCCCAAAAGGTGTTGGATAAAGACCATTTTGGCCTGGACAAGGTAAAGCAGCGCATTATTGAATACCTGGCCGTGCTTAAATTAAAGCACGATATGAAAGCCCCTATCCTTTGTTTAGTGGGCCCTCCGGGAGTTGGTAAAACATCTTTAGGAAAATCAATAGCTAAAGCGCTTGGTCGTAAATATGTACGTATGGCTTTAGGCGGAATCCGTGATGAGGCCGAAATAAGGGGCCATCGCAAAACCTATATTGGTGCTATGCCGGGTCGTATTATACAATCGGTTAAAAAAGCAGGCGCGGCTAACCCGGTATTTATACTGGATGAAATTGATAAAGTAGGAAATGATTTTCGTGGAGATCCGTCATCGGCTCTATTGGAAGTACTTGATCCTGAACAGAACAGCACTTTTTATGACCATTATGTAGAGATGGATTTCGATCTGTCGAATGTGATGTTCATCGCCACAGCCAATTCATTAAGTACCATCCAACCCGCTCTTTTAGACAGGATGGAGATCATAGAAGTGAATGGCTATACCATTGAAGAAAAGATTGAGATTGCCAAACAACACCTGTTACCCAAACAGCGCGAAGCTCACGGCTTAAAATTAAAAGATGTAAGCTTGAAAACCGATGTATTGGAAAAACTCATTGTTGATTATACCCGCGAATCGGGTGTGCGCGCATTGGAAAAAAAGATAGGCTCTGTAGTTAGAGGTGTTGCCAAAAATATTGCCATGGAAGAGGAATACAATCCTGTGGTAAACAAAAAAGATATTGAGAAAATACTGGGCGCCCCTATTTATGATAAAGACCTTTATGAGGGTAACGATGTTGCCGGTGTAGTTACAGGCCTGGCCTGGACATCGGTTGGCGGCGATATCCTGTTTATTGAGGCCAGTTTAAGCCCGGGCAAAGGGCGTTTAACGCTAACCGGCAGCCTGGGAGATGTGATGAAGGAATCGGTTACTATCGCATTAGCTTATCTGCGTGCACATGCTGATTATTTCAACATCAATCCTAAATTGTTTGATCAATGGGATGTGCATGTGCATGTGCCCGCGGGTGCCACACCAAAGGATGGCCCTTCTGCTGGTATAACCATGCTTACTGCATTAGTTTCGGCATTTACACAACGTAAGGTAAAACCAAACCTGGCCATGACCGGCGAAATCACCCTTCGCGGCCGAGTATTGGCTGTAGGCGGTATCAAAGAAAAGATACTGGCGGCCAAACGTGCCAACATCAAGGAAATCATTCTATGTAAATCGAACCAGAAAGATATCCTGGAGATCAAGGAAGATTATATCAGGGATCTGAAATTCCATTACGTAGCAGATATGCGCGAAGTTATTGCCCTTGCCCTTTTGGATGAAAAGGTAAGTCATCCGATCGATCTTACCGTGAAGGAAGACGAAAAAGCGGTAGTTAATTAA
- a CDS encoding LysE family translocator, producing the protein MIEAIISGLGIGLVLTFLTGPVFFALIKTSIEKGFHAGVALALGVVSSDVVFVGAILFGSQYFDISNHAKTIAGVIGSIILFSVGIRYLFKKGEVNYENKVPSGINRAGYFLKGFLMCIFNPTLLFHWITVIGTASTVFHEGVAHRSFKIAVMFATVLIVQFGMDVTKAFYANKLRDKISVKLVHRLNEVAGIALIIASLILLDKLVTHFVFSAPAGS; encoded by the coding sequence ATGATAGAAGCTATTATTTCGGGACTGGGGATAGGATTAGTGTTGACGTTTTTGACTGGCCCGGTCTTTTTTGCTCTTATTAAAACCAGCATCGAAAAAGGTTTTCATGCCGGCGTTGCATTGGCACTCGGCGTAGTTAGCAGTGATGTGGTTTTCGTGGGGGCAATTTTATTTGGCTCTCAATATTTTGATATATCTAATCATGCCAAAACCATAGCCGGTGTTATAGGCAGCATTATATTATTTAGTGTAGGGATACGCTACCTGTTTAAAAAGGGAGAGGTGAACTATGAAAATAAAGTGCCCTCGGGTATTAACCGTGCGGGCTATTTTTTAAAAGGTTTTCTGATGTGTATTTTTAATCCTACCCTGCTATTTCACTGGATCACTGTGATAGGTACTGCCAGTACTGTTTTTCACGAAGGCGTAGCCCATCGTTCCTTTAAAATTGCGGTGATGTTTGCCACCGTACTTATAGTACAGTTTGGCATGGATGTTACCAAAGCATTTTATGCCAATAAACTACGGGATAAGATATCGGTTAAGCTGGTTCATCGCCTTAACGAAGTGGCAGGTATTGCCCTGATTATAGCTTCGCTGATACTTTTGGATAAACTGGTTACCCACTTTGTATTTTCGGCACCGGCGGGTAGTTAA
- the cmk gene encoding (d)CMP kinase has product MSKNIVVAIDGYSSCGKSTLAKALAKKLHFIYVDSGAMYRAVALYFLRNNIDVTNHDQIEEALENIHLNFHSRDYQTHITLNGEEVSDEIRLMPVSDKVSEVSAIREVRKEMVKQQQRMGHSKNIVMDGRDIGTTVFPDADVKIFMTADPKVRAERRYNEIKDKNPEITLEEIFENIAHRDYQDTTREESPLVRAEDAIILDNTNLTPQQQLDFALDKVKPLIL; this is encoded by the coding sequence ATGAGTAAAAACATAGTAGTGGCAATTGATGGTTATTCATCATGTGGTAAAAGTACACTGGCCAAAGCTTTAGCTAAAAAACTTCATTTTATTTATGTGGATAGCGGCGCTATGTACCGCGCTGTTGCCTTATATTTTTTACGCAACAATATCGACGTAACCAACCATGATCAAATTGAGGAGGCGTTAGAAAACATCCACCTTAATTTTCACTCGCGCGATTATCAAACTCACATCACCCTAAATGGTGAAGAAGTATCAGATGAGATCCGCTTGATGCCGGTATCTGATAAGGTGAGCGAGGTATCTGCCATTCGCGAAGTGCGTAAAGAGATGGTTAAGCAGCAGCAGCGCATGGGTCATTCCAAAAACATCGTGATGGACGGCCGCGACATAGGTACTACGGTTTTCCCGGATGCCGATGTAAAAATATTCATGACAGCTGATCCTAAAGTGCGCGCAGAAAGACGCTACAACGAGATCAAAGATAAAAACCCGGAAATTACATTAGAAGAGATATTTGAGAACATAGCCCACCGCGATTACCAGGACACCACCCGCGAGGAAAGCCCGCTTGTAAGGGCCGAGGACGCCATTATATTGGACAATACCAACCTGACACCACAACAGCAGTTAGACTTTGCCCTGGACAAGGTAAAACCGCTTATTCTTTAA
- a CDS encoding deoxycytidylate deaminase, with amino-acid sequence MKPSFDHIFMNLATDLAKRSHCVKAQVGAVLTRDTRIISIGYNGPPAHTHNCDEEWPGEGCPRDSKGSCSLALHAEENAILYAVKNGARLEGATLYTTLSPCLPCARLIFSAGIKHVYFDKSYAEYKGLASDEGVDFLNHFGVKAEKFIG; translated from the coding sequence ATGAAACCAAGTTTCGATCATATCTTCATGAACCTGGCTACCGATCTGGCCAAGCGTTCACATTGCGTTAAAGCCCAGGTAGGAGCTGTTTTAACCCGCGATACCCGTATTATATCTATTGGGTATAACGGGCCGCCCGCGCATACCCACAATTGTGATGAAGAATGGCCTGGCGAAGGTTGTCCTCGTGATTCAAAAGGAAGTTGCTCCCTGGCGCTGCATGCCGAAGAAAATGCCATACTCTATGCCGTAAAAAATGGCGCCAGGTTGGAGGGTGCTACGTTATATACTACCTTGTCGCCCTGCCTGCCTTGTGCCCGTCTGATATTTTCGGCAGGTATTAAGCACGTGTATTTTGATAAATCATACGCGGAATACAAAGGTTTAGCCAGCGATGAGGGAGTTGATTTTTTGAATCACTTTGGTGTTAAAGCCGAGAAGTTCATAGGATGA